A single region of the Salvia miltiorrhiza cultivar Shanhuang (shh) chromosome 8, IMPLAD_Smil_shh, whole genome shotgun sequence genome encodes:
- the LOC131002019 gene encoding SNF2 domain-containing protein CLASSY 1-like: MKRLQIHQSNHPFDPYPFEAFRNGSWQPVERLKVNGGAISTHIVENGEVIEEDLPMSHLRVRSRRAIVSDCISFLRQGVDVCVFSTFHNPEDSDDETSDEPVWVDARIRSIERKHDGASCNCEFYISFYVDQGPDLYLINKKLCKATTMVKINQISVLQKLEQKPYESQYYRWGSSEDCFSVQKFKLFSGIFCADMSWLIVASVLKQTAFDVRSMRNHIVYEVSEYSPDSGQADSPNHTYCVSFKVENNVLTPFVMQADLATNEEGSEGREVGFLCSYDPTELRRSKRRNAQPERYLGCDNLPDYEIEVTRLGESKTYKKEYDESSSEDEEYDEFPMALSVQADNEFQHHRSDENCSSSSKRKSKDGAPSHENDGDSDAPKRKSGKKSGMSKYQQKLAALKGARQEELAIIPTDGSGGNGSSILDKNFLNFKVPEESSKDIGEMVSRYFYMNGFQSSQKRKTFDFMDAESGGRKGPKVTRRKYHRVSSHSTSLKRDCFYVRESIYDVRSFRKGSVTAQLCRELIRRCMNNIDATLKNEPVQPPVVEQWKEHQSKKSSNEKEPDEKPAVNNEEGISEIDMLWKEMEVALASWYLLDDNEDSHGKPPDEVQNSSWIGGNKCEHDYRLDEEVGMVCQLCGSVETEIKDILPPFTPTTQSTPTKEQRTGDDVDAEHKKSEHKDLEQLCIPAPSTKPSIGNGENNVWSLIPDLKDKLRSHQRKAFEFLWRNIAGSLIPSRMEKKKKRRGGCVISHAPGAGKTLLIIAFLVSYLKLFPGSRPLVLAPKTTLYTWYKEIIKWKVPIPVYQIHGGQTYKGEVLKQRMKVAPGLPRNQDVMHVLDCLEKMQQWLSHPSILLMGYTSFLTLTREDSPYAHRKYMAQLLKQCPGILILDEGHNPRSTKSRLRKALMKVNTRLRVLLSGTLFQNNFGEYFNTLLLARPSFVNEVLRELDPKYEKRNKERLTQFSLENRGRKLLIDKISKKIDSNKGGEREQALKTLRKLTTKFIDVYEGGTSDELPGLQCYTLMMKSTSLQQEILLKLQNQRPVYKGFPLELELLITLGAIHPWLIRTTACSRQYFSPEELEDLEKFKFDMKSGSKVRFVMNLVPRCLLRNEKLLIFCHNIAPINLFLQIFERFYGWRKGREVLVLQGDIELFERGRVMDKFEEPGGPSKVMLASITACAEGISLTAASRVILLDSEWNPSKSKQAIARAFRPGQNKVVYVYQLLATGTLEEEKHSRTTWKEWVSDMIFSDEHVEDPSHWQAPKIEDELLREIVEEDRAALFHRIMKNEKASNVIRGKGMLKKM, encoded by the exons GTCTGGGTTGATGCAAGGATAAGATCGATTGAGAGGAAACATGATGGCGCATCATGTAACTGCGAGTTCTATATCAGTTTCTACGTCGACCAAGGCCCTGATCTTTATCTGATAAACAAGAAGCTTTGTAAAGCAACTACCATGGTGAAAATCAATCAGATTTCTGTActtcaaaagctagaacagaagCCATACGAGAGTCAATATTACCGTTGGGGGTCCTCCGAGGACTGTTTTTCAGTTCAAAAGTTCAAGTTGTTTAGTGGGATATTCTGCGCTGATATGTCATGGCTCATTGTCGCATCTGTTCTGAAGCAAACGGCATTTGATGTGAGATCGATGAGGAATCATATTGTCTACGAGGTTTCGGAATACAGTCCTGACAGTGGTCAAGCAGATTCTCCGAATCATACGTATTGTGTGAGTTTCAAGGTGGAAAATAATGTTTTGACCCCTTTTGTTATGCAAGCTGATCTGGCCACCAACGAGGAAGGTTCCGAAGGACGTGAGGTCGGGTTCTTGTGTTCGTACGATCCCACTGAACTGCGGAGATCAAAACGTCGAAATGCACAGCCAGAACGTTACTTGGGTTGCGATAACCTTCCAGATTACGAGATTGAGGTGACCCGTTTAGGAGAGAGCAAGACCTATAAGAAAGAGTATGATGAGAGTTCGTCGGAGGATGAAGAGTATGATGAGTTTCCAATGGCTCTCTCAGTTCAGGCCGACAACGAATTTCAGCACCACCGTTCGGATGAAAACTGCAGTAGCTCTAGTAAAAGAAAGTCCAAAGATGGCGCTCCATCACATGAAAATGATGGGGACTCGGACGCGCCTAAACGTAAGAGTGGTAAGAAATCGGGCATGTCTAAGTATCAGCAGAAATTAGCCGCGCTCAAAGGAGCTCGACAAGAAGAGCTTGCGATCATTCCTACAGACGGTTCCGGTGGCAATGGCTCGTCGATCCTCGATAAAAATTTCCTGAATTTCAAGGTTCCTGAAGAAAGTTCGAAAGATATCGGAGAAATGGTTTCAAGATATTTCTATATGAACGGATTTCAGTCCTCACAGAAAAGGAAAACATTTGACTTCATGGATGCTGAAAGTGGAGGTAGAAAGGGTCCGAAAGTCACTCGTAGAAAATACCACAGAGTGAGCAGCCATTCGACTAGTTTGAAGAGGGACTGCTTTTACGTTAGAGAGAGCATTTACGACGTGAGGAGTTTCAGGAAGGGCTCTGTAACGGCACAACTATGCCGAGAATTGATCAGAAGATGTATGAACAATATCGATGCCACTCTAAAAAATGAGCCGGTGCAGCCCCCCGTGGTTGAGCAGTGGAAggagcatcagtcgaagaaatCCTCGAATGAGAAGGAGCCGGACGAGAAACCTGCTGTAAACAACGAGGAAGGAATATCGGAGATCGATATGTTGTGGAAGGAAATGGAAGTTGCTTTGGCATCATGGTACCTCCTTGATGATAATGAG GATTCTCATGGTAAACCTCCTGATGAAGTGCAAAACTCGAGTTGGATCGGGGGGAATAAGTGCGAACATGATTATCGACTTGATGAGGAAGTTGGAATGGTTTGCCAATTGTGTGGATCCGTGGAGACTGAAATAAAGGATATTTTGCCACCATTT ACTCCAACTACACAAAGCACTCCAACAAAGGAGCAAAGAACTGGAGACGACGTGGACGCAGAGCACAAAAAGAGCGAACATAAAGATCTCGAGCAACTCTGCATTCCTGCCCCATCGACTAAGCCTTCAATAGGAAACGGGGAGAACAACGTGTGGTCGCTGATTCCTGATCTCAAAGATAAACTACGGAGCCACCAAAGGAAAGCTTTCGAATTCCTGTGGCGGAACATTGCTGGATCTTTGATACCATCACGAAtggagaaaaagaagaagagacgAGGCGGCTGCGTCATTTCTCACGCTCCTGGAGCCGGAAAGACTTTGCTCATCATCGCGTTTCTTGTTAGCTACCTGAAGCTGTTTCCCGGATCGAGGCCGTTAGTCCTTGCTCCAAAAACGACGCTGTACACGTGGTACAAAGAGATAATCAAGTGGAAGGTGCCTATTCCTGTTTACCAAATCCACGGTGGTCAAACATATAAAGGCGAGGTCTTGAAGCAGAGAATGAAGGTCGCACCGGGCCTTCCCCGCAACCAAGATGTCATGCATGTGCTCGACTGTCTTGAGAAGATGCAGCAGTGGCTTTCGCATCCCAGCATCCTGCTTATGGGCTACACCTCATTCCTCACTCTGACACGGGAAGATTCGCCTTACGCGCACAGGAAATACATGGCTCAACTACTGAAGCAGTGCCCCGGGATTCTGATCCTTGATGAAGGGCATAACCCGAGGAGCACAAAGTCGAGGCTCAGGAAAGCTCTGATGAAGGTTAATACGAGGCTTCGAGTTTTGCTCTCGGGTACGTTGTTTCAGAACAATTTCGGTGAATATTTCAACACCCTTCTCTTAGCAAGGCCGAGCTTCGTGAACGAGGTGTTGAGAGAGCTGGATCCCAAGTATGAGAAGAGAAATAAAGAGAGGCTAACTCAATTTTCGCTGGAGAATCGGGGACGAAAGCTTCTGATCGATAAAATCTCGAAGAAGATAGACTCCAACAAGGGCGGAGAAAGAGAGCAAGCGCTGAAGACGTTGAGGAAACTGACTACCAAGTTCATAGACGTGTATGAGGGAGGCACCTCAGACGAGCTCCCCGGCTTGCAATGCTACACGTTGATGATGAAGTCGACCAGCCTTCAACAAGAGATTCTGTTGAAACTTCAGAATCAGAGGCCCGTGTACAAGGGATTCCCTCTGGAGCTGGAGCTGCTTATCACGCTTGGTGCCATCCATCCTTGGTTGATCCGAACAACAGCGTGCTCACGCCAGTACTTCAGCCCGGAGGAGCTGGAGGATCTCGAGAAGTTCAAGTTTGACATGAAGTCGGGCTCCAAAGTTAGATTCGTTATGAACCTCGTGCCAAGATGCCTGCTCAGAAACGAGAAGCTGCTGATATTCTGCCACAACATCGCCCCGATCAATCTGTTCCTGCAGATATTCGAGAGGTTCTACGGCTGGCGTAAAGGGCGGGAAGTCCTTGTGCTTCAAGGAGACATCGAGCTCTTTGAGAGAGGGCGGGTGATGGATAAATTTGAGGAGCCAGGGGGGCCATCAAAAGTCATGCTTGCCTCGATCACGGCCTGTGCTGAAGGTATCAGCTTGACTGCTGCGTCGCGCGTTATCTTGCTCGACTCTGAGTGGAATCCTTCCAAGAGTAAGCAGGCGATTGCACGAGCGTTCCGGCCCGGCCAGAACAAAGTTGTTTATGTATATCAACTGCTGGCCACTGGCACACTGGAGGAGGAAAAGCACAGCAGAACTACTTGGAAGGAGTGGGTTTCGGATATGATTTTCAGCGACGAACACGTCGAGGACCCGTCTCACTGGCAGGCGCCCAAGATCGAGGATGAGCTACTCAGAGAGATTGTCGAAGAAGATCGAGCAGCGCTGTTCCACCGGATCATGAAGAACGAGAAAGCCTCCAACGTGATTAGAGGAAAAGGTATGCTCAAGAAAATGTGA